Proteins co-encoded in one Natronorubrum daqingense genomic window:
- a CDS encoding Eco57I restriction-modification methylase domain-containing protein translates to MTLRPITASDIEGWDSLEDIADSFEKRGLRPKPNLGDENTLVLQLADDEFIELIEAGLGESATDFKPKDVDRRHTNLVATNDFEKFTFLTRIRTFGQQHGQIKHQKLSFSRSQFTGEGGERNTILQKLNEIEYGSSAAIYGDLYDTQRIVEEFYEQFEALRTDLVQEVANVPDDRGDAKQRYVQVTLDRMIFLYFIQEKRLLDRDPEYLHEHHERIVDEGGDVYDEFYHPLFFDLLAEGKQSLEFGNLPYLNGGLFSTNPIEEEFPEARLGSTAEETNELFGRILEFLSDWNWNVDERLDIVDPKNLSPAVLGHIFEQTVNQKEMGAYYTPEEITGFMARRSIHPYLLDQLNEAVDAEYEEIDEVFGLSAVDAAAAEGEAIADGGAITQQAPTERVQTDHVETLYFDVLQETRVLDPAVGSGAFLLAAQDVLLDVYLQCLEYFEQLEAESRVWENQTRNELDRIRDGKGGKSLYAKRKIILNNLYGVDIDDGAVEICKLRLWLSMVADIEDEPREVEPLPNIDFNIRQGNSLIGFTEVQEVANEEGDAALTNYGGGVGTSVKELYDDVIDAIERHQDATSGQEATNARKLAESRIDTHSETLDEKVLEQFHEAGLEDVDLADLEEFHPFHWVLEFAPVYRDGGFDVVIGNPPWDVLSPNRDDFFSKYDELFRTYGAEKKDDIQEMLLEENDINHMWESYQENLEQRARYFNSSQEYQLQSPKVAGRTVASENDLSALFLERVFQIASSTSHVSLILPGFVLSGAIAKGLREYLLENTTLETIAGFVNKGIFAEIDDRYRFGIMTFKNSGQTDVISGIFAQKDTDILHSLEEKSIDISREVLASYSSEARIFPGIRSQKEANVLEKLLNNPSLGEEIKNKWEVNVLTKELHEPSDNHLFTNSKNEGDYPIYSGENFYQFNHDNSFLDDLNPPQYWSQGLDDPENSTKNRIREKKFNKGSLKKSIYENFDGPSTSKSQIQFVNDLLEERRGKQLQEQDILLDCSDYRIAYRDITNSTNERTLVASVLPPDITCLHTVQTIKPFRINPTEENLSNFPLHDAYEREFTDKELFVHLGLLNSIPFDFLIRTKVDTHIVKYKFLESQMPRLTDGDDWFHYISARAARLNCYGEAFAEMRERLGGIDPATETSERRALQAEIDAAAFHAYGLEREDTAFVLEDFHRVENPRLMDEAYFDMVLEKYDELDEAGPME, encoded by the coding sequence ATGACTCTCCGGCCGATTACCGCCTCTGATATCGAGGGCTGGGACTCTCTCGAGGACATCGCCGACTCGTTCGAAAAACGCGGACTGCGACCGAAACCGAACCTAGGTGACGAGAACACGCTCGTGCTCCAACTCGCGGACGACGAATTCATCGAGTTAATCGAAGCCGGTCTCGGTGAGTCGGCGACCGACTTCAAGCCGAAGGACGTCGACCGTCGCCACACTAACCTCGTTGCCACGAACGATTTCGAGAAGTTCACCTTTCTCACCCGAATCCGAACCTTCGGCCAACAGCACGGCCAGATCAAACACCAGAAACTCTCGTTCAGCAGGTCGCAATTCACCGGCGAAGGCGGTGAGAGGAACACTATCCTCCAGAAGCTGAACGAGATCGAGTACGGCTCCTCGGCGGCGATCTACGGCGATCTCTACGACACGCAGCGTATCGTCGAGGAGTTCTACGAGCAGTTCGAGGCCCTCAGGACGGATCTCGTCCAAGAGGTCGCGAACGTGCCGGACGATCGCGGGGACGCCAAGCAACGATACGTCCAAGTGACGCTCGACCGGATGATCTTCCTCTACTTCATTCAGGAGAAGCGTCTGCTCGATCGCGATCCGGAGTACCTCCACGAGCACCACGAGCGGATCGTTGACGAGGGCGGCGATGTCTACGACGAATTCTACCATCCACTCTTTTTCGACCTGCTCGCGGAGGGGAAGCAGAGCCTCGAGTTTGGCAACCTCCCGTACCTCAACGGCGGACTGTTCAGCACGAATCCGATCGAGGAGGAGTTCCCGGAGGCGAGACTCGGCAGCACTGCCGAGGAGACGAACGAGCTGTTCGGTCGGATCCTCGAGTTCCTCTCGGACTGGAACTGGAACGTCGACGAGCGCCTGGACATCGTCGACCCGAAGAATCTCTCGCCCGCGGTGCTGGGTCACATCTTCGAGCAGACGGTCAACCAAAAGGAGATGGGCGCGTACTACACGCCCGAGGAAATTACCGGGTTCATGGCCCGGCGCTCGATCCACCCATACCTCCTCGATCAGCTGAACGAGGCCGTCGACGCCGAGTACGAGGAGATCGACGAGGTGTTCGGGCTCTCAGCGGTCGACGCCGCCGCGGCGGAGGGGGAGGCCATCGCGGACGGAGGTGCAATCACCCAGCAGGCACCCACCGAGCGCGTCCAGACTGACCACGTCGAGACGCTGTACTTCGACGTCCTGCAGGAGACTCGAGTCCTCGATCCCGCGGTCGGCAGCGGCGCATTCTTGCTCGCAGCCCAGGACGTCCTACTGGACGTCTACCTGCAGTGTCTCGAGTACTTCGAGCAACTCGAAGCGGAGAGCCGGGTTTGGGAGAACCAAACGAGAAACGAACTCGATCGGATTCGCGATGGCAAGGGTGGCAAATCGCTGTATGCCAAGCGCAAGATCATTCTCAATAATCTGTATGGGGTCGACATTGACGATGGGGCGGTCGAAATCTGCAAGCTTCGGTTGTGGCTCTCGATGGTCGCCGACATTGAGGACGAGCCCAGGGAAGTCGAGCCGTTGCCCAACATCGATTTCAACATTCGGCAGGGGAACTCGTTGATCGGCTTCACGGAGGTCCAAGAGGTCGCGAACGAGGAGGGCGACGCCGCGCTGACGAACTACGGCGGCGGCGTCGGTACGAGCGTCAAGGAACTGTACGACGACGTGATCGACGCGATCGAGCGCCACCAGGACGCCACGAGCGGCCAAGAGGCTACCAACGCCCGAAAGCTGGCCGAGTCCCGGATCGACACCCACAGCGAGACGCTAGACGAGAAGGTGCTCGAGCAGTTCCACGAGGCCGGACTCGAGGACGTGGATCTGGCGGATCTCGAGGAGTTTCATCCGTTCCACTGGGTGCTCGAGTTCGCACCCGTGTATCGGGATGGTGGGTTCGACGTGGTGATCGGAAATCCGCCGTGGGACGTACTGAGTCCCAACCGAGACGATTTCTTCTCGAAATACGACGAGCTATTCAGAACATACGGCGCTGAGAAAAAGGATGATATTCAAGAGATGCTACTTGAAGAAAACGACATTAACCATATGTGGGAAAGCTATCAGGAGAATTTGGAACAGCGAGCAAGATATTTCAACAGCAGCCAAGAGTATCAATTACAGTCTCCAAAAGTTGCTGGAAGAACGGTCGCCAGTGAAAATGATCTTTCAGCACTCTTCCTTGAACGTGTGTTCCAAATCGCTTCTTCAACTAGCCATGTTAGCCTCATTCTTCCAGGCTTTGTACTTTCCGGGGCGATTGCCAAGGGGCTTCGGGAATATTTACTCGAAAACACCACTCTAGAAACAATCGCTGGATTTGTGAATAAAGGTATTTTTGCGGAGATTGATGATCGGTACAGATTCGGTATAATGACTTTCAAGAACAGTGGTCAAACAGATGTTATCAGCGGAATTTTTGCGCAGAAAGACACTGATATCCTCCACTCTTTGGAGGAAAAGTCAATTGATATTTCGAGAGAAGTCTTAGCCAGTTATTCCTCTGAGGCAAGAATCTTTCCAGGAATTAGATCTCAAAAAGAGGCAAATGTTTTAGAAAAGCTCCTAAACAACCCGTCACTTGGTGAAGAAATTAAGAATAAATGGGAGGTGAATGTTCTAACGAAAGAATTGCACGAACCATCGGATAATCATCTCTTCACTAATTCGAAGAATGAGGGTGACTACCCAATATATAGCGGAGAGAATTTTTATCAGTTCAATCATGATAATTCATTTTTAGATGATCTTAATCCGCCCCAATACTGGAGTCAGGGCTTAGACGATCCCGAAAACAGTACCAAGAATCGTATCCGGGAGAAGAAATTCAATAAAGGTTCCTTAAAGAAATCAATCTACGAGAACTTTGACGGCCCTTCTACCAGTAAATCGCAGATCCAATTTGTCAATGATTTACTTGAAGAACGTCGAGGAAAGCAACTTCAGGAACAAGATATTCTCTTAGACTGTTCAGATTACCGAATAGCATATCGAGACATTACGAATTCCACTAACGAACGTACGTTAGTTGCTTCGGTGTTGCCACCAGATATAACGTGTCTTCACACTGTCCAGACTATCAAACCATTTAGAATTAATCCTACAGAGGAAAATTTGTCAAACTTCCCACTTCATGATGCATATGAGCGGGAGTTCACTGACAAAGAACTGTTTGTCCATCTCGGGTTACTGAACAGTATTCCTTTCGACTTTCTCATACGGACCAAGGTCGACACCCATATTGTCAAATACAAATTCCTCGAGTCCCAGATGCCCCGCCTCACCGACGGCGACGACTGGTTCCACTACATCTCCGCTCGAGCCGCTCGCCTCAACTGCTACGGCGAGGCGTTCGCCGAGATGCGCGAGCGACTCGGCGGAATCGACCCCGCGACCGAGACGTCCGAGCGCCGGGCACTCCAGGCCGAGATCGACGCCGCGGCGTTCCACGCCTACGGCCTCGAGCGCGAGGACACGGCGTTCGTACTCGAGGACTTCCACCGCGTCGAGAACCCCCGGCTGATGGACGAGGCCTATTTCGACATGGTGCTCGAGAAATACGACGAACTCGACGAAGCAGGGCCGATGGAGTAA
- a CDS encoding prenyltransferase: protein MTSRALLVRSRPRFWLYLAGPVLVGAVYAAESVGGLFTPTVLVLFGYFLVPANLFLYGINDVFDADADRKNPKKADRESRYRGDAATRWSVTLSFALGFALLAITPTVAAPWLLGFLVLGAAYSAPPLRLKTRPPLDSLSNGLYILPGATAYAAVAGTTPPALALLGGWLWAMAMHTFSAIPDIEPDRRAGIETTATRLGGHLATVYCGSVWALAAGVFALLDHRLGLLMLAYPILLAGITLGEVDLERAYWWYPAVNASIGMVFTLGGLWALLCG, encoded by the coding sequence ATGACTTCTCGAGCGCTTCTGGTTCGATCACGACCACGTTTTTGGCTCTACCTCGCCGGTCCCGTACTCGTGGGTGCCGTCTATGCCGCCGAGTCGGTTGGTGGGCTGTTCACCCCTACGGTGCTCGTCCTGTTCGGGTACTTCCTGGTCCCCGCGAATCTCTTCCTCTACGGTATCAACGACGTTTTCGACGCCGATGCCGACCGCAAAAATCCGAAAAAAGCCGACCGGGAATCACGCTACCGTGGCGACGCCGCGACTCGCTGGTCAGTCACCTTGTCGTTCGCACTCGGCTTCGCGCTGTTGGCGATCACCCCGACCGTCGCTGCCCCCTGGCTTCTCGGGTTCCTCGTTCTCGGGGCGGCCTACAGCGCGCCGCCGCTGCGTCTCAAAACCCGTCCACCCCTGGACTCGCTCTCGAACGGCCTCTATATCCTCCCCGGTGCGACAGCGTACGCCGCGGTCGCCGGAACGACACCGCCCGCCCTCGCACTCCTCGGGGGATGGCTCTGGGCGATGGCCATGCACACGTTCTCGGCCATCCCGGACATCGAACCCGACCGTAGGGCGGGCATCGAAACCACCGCAACCCGTCTCGGTGGGCACCTCGCGACGGTCTACTGCGGTTCGGTCTGGGCACTCGCTGCGGGCGTGTTCGCACTCCTCGACCATCGACTCGGGCTGTTGATGCTGGCGTATCCGATTTTGCTCGCCGGAATCACGCTGGGCGAGGTGGACCTCGAGCGAGCGTACTGGTGGTATCCGGCAGTGAACGCCAGTATTGGCATGGTGTTCACACTCGGCGGATTGTGGGCATTGCTTTGTGGGTAG
- a CDS encoding phytoene desaturase family protein, protein MTTEPWSAPPNALEGNSVVIVGSGFGGLSTAAHLAAAGASVTVLEKNDQLGGRASVLERAGFRFDMGPSWYMMPDVFERFFAAFGREPADYYALDRLDPHYRIFWKDGDRFDVTPDVEATKAAFEFYEDGAADALEDYLERSRETYDIGMEHFVYTNRPQFRDYVDWNVLKNARGLGLLGSMDDHVSSYFDHPKLQQVVQYSLVFLGGSPSNTPALYNLMSHVDFNVGVYYPRGGIAAVVDGIVDLCTELGVEFRTGYEVREIAPQQTGFNLETSAGHVDADFVVSNADYAHTEQSLLEPESRQHDEAYWDARTYAPSAFLLYLGITGDLEDIAHHTLVLPTDWDPHFGTIFDDPEWPDDPAYYLCAPSVTDDTVAPDGCSALFALVPIAPGLEDDEEIRDAYRDFLLDDIAANTGVALRDRLLVEESFCISDFATRYNAREGSALGLAHTLRQTGPFRPGHRSSALEGLYYTGAYTTPGIGVPMCLISGQHTADALIADVATETPTI, encoded by the coding sequence ATGACTACGGAGCCGTGGTCGGCCCCACCGAACGCTCTCGAGGGAAACTCCGTCGTCATCGTCGGCAGCGGGTTCGGTGGGCTCTCGACGGCCGCCCATCTCGCAGCGGCAGGTGCGTCCGTCACCGTCCTCGAGAAGAACGACCAACTCGGCGGCCGCGCGAGCGTCCTCGAGCGCGCCGGGTTCCGATTCGATATGGGCCCGTCGTGGTACATGATGCCCGACGTCTTCGAGCGATTCTTCGCCGCATTCGGGCGCGAACCCGCCGATTACTACGCTCTCGACCGACTCGATCCCCACTACCGGATTTTCTGGAAAGACGGCGATCGATTCGACGTCACACCAGACGTCGAGGCCACCAAAGCCGCGTTCGAATTCTACGAGGACGGTGCCGCTGACGCACTCGAGGACTACCTCGAGCGCTCGAGGGAAACCTACGACATCGGGATGGAACACTTCGTCTACACGAACCGGCCGCAGTTTCGCGACTACGTCGATTGGAACGTCCTGAAAAACGCCCGCGGACTCGGCTTGCTCGGCTCGATGGACGATCACGTGTCGTCGTACTTCGACCACCCGAAACTCCAGCAGGTCGTCCAGTACTCGCTCGTCTTCCTCGGCGGGTCGCCGTCGAACACCCCCGCACTTTACAACCTGATGAGCCACGTCGATTTCAACGTCGGCGTCTACTATCCACGAGGGGGAATCGCAGCCGTCGTTGACGGAATCGTCGACCTCTGCACCGAACTCGGCGTCGAATTCCGAACCGGATACGAGGTTCGAGAGATCGCGCCCCAGCAAACTGGGTTCAACCTCGAGACGTCGGCCGGGCACGTCGACGCCGACTTCGTCGTCAGTAACGCCGACTACGCCCACACCGAACAATCACTCCTCGAACCCGAATCTCGGCAACACGACGAAGCGTATTGGGACGCTCGAACCTACGCACCGTCGGCCTTCTTGCTCTACCTCGGCATCACCGGCGACCTCGAGGACATCGCCCACCACACCCTCGTGCTCCCGACCGACTGGGACCCCCACTTCGGGACCATTTTCGACGACCCGGAGTGGCCCGACGACCCAGCGTACTATCTCTGTGCGCCGTCGGTCACCGACGACACCGTCGCTCCGGACGGCTGTAGCGCGCTCTTCGCGCTCGTCCCCATCGCCCCCGGTCTCGAGGACGACGAGGAGATCCGCGACGCCTATCGCGACTTCCTCCTCGACGATATCGCGGCCAACACTGGCGTGGCCCTTCGGGACCGTCTCCTCGTCGAGGAATCGTTTTGCATCTCCGACTTCGCGACTCGGTACAACGCCCGCGAAGGGAGCGCGCTCGGTCTCGCTCACACGCTCCGCCAAACCGGGCCGTTCCGTCCGGGTCACCGTTCGTCCGCACTCGAGGGGCTGTACTACACCGGCGCGTACACGACGCCCGGCATCGGCGTGCCGATGTGTCTTATCAGCGGGCAACACACCGCCGACGCGCTCATCGCCGACGTTGCCACCGAGACACCGACGATATGA
- a CDS encoding phytoene/squalene synthase family protein, protein MSTPSSHRATAESIHRRTGKTFHLATRLLPARTRGPTHVLYAFFRVADEIVDDPEPESTTAQRRELEALRAEALGERDPTSDVMKGFAAVRNEHDLDHREIEIFLDAMAMDLERARYDTIDDVDDYLRGSSVAVAYLLTDVFAANLDPAAHSQAAALAEGFQLTNFLRDVREDVRKYDRIYLPREVLHRHGVTVDDIESLRFDDGVAAVIEDELERTESLYRNGVAGIPHLPEDVQFGVLLAAVLYAEHHRLIRQNGYDTLSSRPSLSRPRRLAVTARTWYHWRRTRDPEAVFEAVSAISPGDPDAADSDSSSRGETTQVTNAGSTQSESNFPRPMHSARRTVGRIRAYFGTRSE, encoded by the coding sequence ATGTCTACGCCATCGTCTCACCGGGCTACCGCGGAGTCCATCCATCGACGCACCGGGAAAACGTTCCACCTCGCGACGCGGCTTCTCCCCGCGCGAACGCGGGGCCCGACCCACGTCCTGTACGCGTTCTTTCGCGTCGCGGACGAAATCGTCGACGATCCCGAACCGGAGTCGACGACGGCACAACGCCGCGAACTCGAGGCACTTCGCGCCGAAGCGCTCGGCGAACGCGATCCGACGAGCGACGTGATGAAGGGATTCGCCGCCGTCCGCAACGAACACGACCTGGATCATCGTGAGATCGAGATATTCCTCGACGCCATGGCGATGGACCTCGAGCGAGCCAGATACGACACGATCGACGACGTCGACGATTACCTTCGTGGCTCTTCGGTCGCAGTCGCGTACCTGTTGACCGACGTCTTCGCCGCCAATCTCGACCCAGCCGCTCACTCTCAGGCGGCCGCGCTCGCCGAAGGATTCCAGTTGACCAACTTCCTTCGAGACGTTCGCGAGGACGTCCGGAAGTACGACAGAATCTACCTCCCTCGCGAGGTCCTCCACCGTCACGGCGTCACCGTCGACGATATCGAATCGCTTCGGTTCGACGACGGCGTCGCCGCGGTGATCGAAGACGAACTCGAACGCACCGAATCGCTCTACAGGAACGGCGTCGCCGGCATCCCCCACCTCCCAGAAGACGTTCAGTTCGGCGTCCTCCTCGCCGCCGTACTGTACGCCGAACACCACCGACTCATCCGCCAGAACGGGTACGACACGCTCTCGAGTCGGCCGTCGCTCTCGAGACCCCGACGACTCGCCGTCACCGCCCGAACGTGGTATCACTGGCGACGAACACGAGACCCGGAGGCCGTCTTCGAGGCTGTCAGCGCGATTTCACCGGGCGATCCTGACGCAGCCGATTCCGACTCGAGCAGCCGGGGTGAGACCACGCAAGTGACGAACGCGGGATCGACGCAATCAGAATCGAACTTCCCCCGACCGATGCACTCGGCCCGCCGTACCGTCGGTCGCATTCGAGCCTACTTCGGAACGAGGTCAGAATGA
- a CDS encoding bacterio-opsin activator domain-containing protein — translation MKTRDLDQVDFELKERAIDEAPVGITISDPDRPDNSLVYVNESFERLTGYAAEDVLGKNCRFLQGEDTDPEAVSALKDGIERAEPVTVELLNYREDGDPFWNEVTVAPLRGETGDVTNYVGFQVDITQRKEAQLALAAERERLDRLVDRINGLLADVTELLMHGVDREETEQAIVERIAATESYAATWIGEPDLATNTLETSTHAHFDDSLEDLSIGLDGDSPIARAFSQETVVLGSLEDQPGFRLERDAGRFAAIPLVYGDATYGVLVVVGTNTDALDERELVVLESVGRTIATAINAAQSRRGLTADDLIELEFTITDESFFPVALADTWDTSLELRGSAKGGDGRLHLFVDTSEGDAVSTVESTPTPEHLESVTRIGGGETPLIELELAPGSVVDHLAERGAEVQALTAEPGVAELEITVPAETGGRVILELLEDRYDGLELVAYRERTHRPTTPSAFEATLEDRLTDRQATALYSAFYSGYYDDPRTTTGNELAASMGVSRPTFHQHLRAAERKLLTAVLG, via the coding sequence ATGAAGACGCGGGACCTGGACCAGGTCGACTTCGAACTCAAAGAACGGGCAATCGACGAGGCACCCGTCGGCATCACGATCAGTGACCCGGACCGGCCGGATAATTCGCTCGTTTACGTGAACGAGTCCTTCGAACGACTCACCGGGTATGCGGCCGAAGACGTCCTCGGGAAAAACTGTCGGTTTTTGCAGGGTGAGGATACCGACCCGGAGGCCGTTAGCGCGCTCAAAGACGGTATCGAGCGCGCTGAACCCGTCACCGTCGAACTGCTCAACTACCGCGAAGATGGCGACCCGTTCTGGAACGAAGTCACCGTCGCACCGCTTCGGGGCGAGACCGGCGACGTCACGAACTACGTCGGCTTTCAGGTCGATATCACCCAGCGCAAGGAGGCCCAACTCGCGCTGGCGGCCGAGCGCGAACGCCTCGACCGTCTCGTCGATCGAATCAACGGCCTGCTCGCAGACGTCACCGAACTCCTGATGCACGGGGTCGACCGAGAAGAAACCGAACAAGCCATCGTCGAGCGAATCGCCGCGACGGAGTCCTACGCCGCAACGTGGATCGGCGAACCGGATCTCGCGACGAACACTCTCGAGACCTCCACGCACGCCCACTTCGACGACTCCCTCGAGGACCTCAGTATCGGTCTCGACGGTGACTCCCCGATAGCTCGAGCGTTCTCCCAGGAAACGGTCGTCCTCGGCTCTCTCGAGGACCAACCCGGGTTTCGACTCGAGCGCGACGCCGGACGGTTCGCCGCTATCCCCCTCGTTTACGGCGACGCAACCTACGGCGTGCTGGTTGTCGTCGGGACCAACACGGACGCGCTGGACGAGCGCGAACTGGTGGTTCTCGAGTCGGTCGGTCGAACCATCGCGACGGCGATCAACGCAGCCCAGAGCCGGCGCGGACTGACAGCAGACGATCTCATCGAGCTCGAGTTCACGATCACCGACGAGTCGTTCTTCCCGGTGGCGCTCGCCGACACCTGGGACACTTCCCTCGAGCTTCGTGGCTCCGCAAAAGGCGGTGACGGTCGTTTACACCTATTCGTCGACACCTCCGAGGGCGACGCGGTGAGCACCGTCGAATCCACACCCACGCCAGAACATCTCGAGTCGGTGACGCGGATCGGTGGCGGTGAAACCCCACTGATCGAACTCGAACTCGCACCCGGATCGGTCGTCGACCACCTCGCCGAACGCGGCGCGGAAGTGCAGGCACTGACGGCCGAGCCCGGCGTCGCAGAACTCGAGATTACCGTGCCCGCCGAAACCGGCGGTCGGGTGATCCTCGAACTGCTCGAGGATCGATACGACGGGCTCGAACTCGTGGCCTACCGGGAACGTACGCACCGCCCGACGACCCCCAGCGCGTTCGAGGCGACGCTGGAGGACCGACTGACAGACCGACAGGCGACGGCGCTTTACAGCGCGTTTTACTCGGGGTACTACGATGATCCCCGCACGACGACTGGTAATGAACTCGCGGCGTCGATGGGCGTCTCTCGACCGACGTTCCACCAGCACCTCCGTGCAGCCGAACGAAAGCTTCTCACGGCCGTTTTAGGCTGA
- a CDS encoding MBL fold metallo-hydrolase: protein MSELNSERPWIPADTGPEFDPLEHADIHPSSDTPMVVTPRGGDREVGRSCYQVDTVSGTYLVDCGLNQGDGDAFPDFRGLEPESVDAVFLTHAHIDHCGGLPVLEARGLLADDAPVVATPPTVDLATTLLTDSLKIHRRETTRTKRDQEFTRQDVDGIFERFEAVDYGGGTLEAVADSVVQDPIVFQFGNAAHLLGSAWLALQTGGYRVVFSGDIGDRASHLPDLAAPPQADLLLLESTYGATHSHTAFRDAQSTIYETVERALNNHEPVLVPTFGVGRAQTLQLLFADRLHTLASDLRDDVRLVVDGMAEEATEIYHEYVRNTDYVDESIANRATESGDTTPFSPPHTEFPQSDADRRAILEDADPTAGGNIPIIVAPSGMLTGGNSPRYLLEIAARFHSATIVLTGYQATRTTGRTIQNQVDAGAEEIQFTVDADPFGTEWPSAENVSWVSAENSSELVTRATIPAEWVSLVGGLSAHAAQHGLLEFARTADPETIALIHGPNYAQEHLGPHLAKNVESVENVTRSRRLTPIAVDRGATPETPTLSPEQFETDHESAYDQLEDVFDRLAALNEEVATARTETTRSEAEIRAIVRDELERAGVLEGE, encoded by the coding sequence ATGTCAGAACTGAATTCGGAGAGGCCGTGGATTCCGGCCGATACGGGTCCCGAGTTCGACCCGCTCGAGCACGCCGATATTCACCCGTCGTCGGACACCCCGATGGTCGTGACGCCGCGGGGTGGCGACCGCGAGGTCGGCCGAAGTTGCTATCAGGTCGATACCGTCTCCGGGACCTACCTCGTCGATTGTGGATTGAATCAAGGGGATGGCGACGCGTTTCCCGATTTTCGTGGCCTCGAGCCAGAATCCGTCGATGCTGTCTTTCTCACCCACGCGCACATTGACCACTGTGGCGGCCTACCGGTGCTCGAGGCCCGCGGCCTGCTCGCGGACGACGCACCGGTCGTCGCGACGCCGCCGACGGTCGACCTCGCGACGACGCTTCTGACGGACTCGCTGAAGATCCACCGACGCGAGACCACCCGTACGAAGCGAGATCAGGAGTTCACGCGACAGGATGTCGACGGGATATTCGAGCGGTTCGAAGCCGTCGACTACGGCGGTGGAACGCTCGAGGCCGTCGCGGACTCCGTCGTGCAAGATCCGATCGTCTTCCAGTTCGGAAACGCCGCTCACCTCCTCGGTTCGGCGTGGCTCGCCCTGCAGACCGGCGGCTATCGCGTCGTCTTTTCGGGCGATATCGGCGACAGGGCGAGCCACTTGCCGGATCTCGCGGCGCCGCCACAGGCCGATCTGTTGTTGCTCGAGTCGACCTACGGCGCGACGCATAGCCATACAGCCTTCCGAGACGCGCAATCGACGATTTACGAAACGGTCGAACGCGCGCTGAACAACCACGAACCGGTCCTCGTTCCGACGTTCGGCGTCGGCCGGGCCCAGACGCTTCAGTTACTGTTCGCCGATCGATTGCACACGCTTGCGAGTGACCTGCGCGACGACGTGCGACTCGTCGTCGACGGGATGGCGGAGGAGGCCACCGAAATCTACCACGAGTACGTGAGAAACACCGACTACGTGGACGAGTCGATCGCGAATCGCGCGACGGAGAGCGGCGATACGACGCCGTTCTCTCCGCCACACACCGAATTTCCGCAAAGTGATGCGGACCGGCGGGCAATTCTCGAGGACGCTGACCCAACTGCTGGCGGAAACATTCCGATCATCGTCGCCCCCTCGGGCATGCTCACCGGCGGTAACTCGCCGAGATACCTCCTCGAGATCGCGGCCAGATTCCACTCGGCGACGATCGTGCTCACCGGCTATCAGGCGACGCGGACGACGGGGCGAACCATCCAGAACCAGGTCGATGCCGGTGCCGAAGAGATCCAGTTCACCGTCGATGCCGATCCGTTCGGAACCGAGTGGCCAAGCGCCGAGAACGTCTCCTGGGTCTCCGCCGAGAACTCGAGCGAACTGGTGACCAGAGCGACGATTCCAGCGGAGTGGGTGTCTCTCGTCGGCGGCCTCAGCGCCCATGCCGCCCAACACGGACTACTCGAGTTCGCACGGACGGCCGACCCGGAGACGATCGCGCTGATCCACGGTCCGAATTACGCGCAGGAACACCTCGGCCCCCATCTGGCGAAGAACGTCGAAAGCGTCGAGAACGTAACCCGTAGTCGACGACTGACGCCGATCGCCGTCGACCGTGGGGCGACTCCGGAGACGCCAACGCTGTCTCCCGAACAGTTCGAGACGGACCACGAGAGCGCCTACGACCAACTCGAGGATGTCTTCGACCGCCTTGCAGCGTTGAACGAGGAGGTTGCCACGGCACGGACCGAAACGACTCGGAGCGAAGCCGAGATCCGCGCCATCGTTCGAGACGAACTCGAGCGAGCGGGTGTACTCGAGGGAGAGTGA
- a CDS encoding MaoC family dehydratase — MQYYEDIEVGDTAEFGEYHVTKEEIVDFAERYDPQPFHTDEEAAEDSAFGELVASGWHTASMCMRMLVDGPLQERAGMGARGVDELRWKQPVRPGDTLSIRSEVIDKRVSESDPKRGYVDSFLEGRTQDGDVVISWIGLGMIERRNPGEE; from the coding sequence ATGCAATACTACGAGGATATCGAGGTTGGCGACACTGCCGAGTTCGGCGAGTATCACGTCACGAAAGAGGAAATCGTCGACTTCGCCGAACGATACGATCCACAGCCGTTTCACACCGACGAGGAGGCAGCGGAAGACTCCGCCTTCGGCGAACTGGTCGCCTCGGGATGGCACACGGCGTCGATGTGCATGCGGATGCTCGTCGACGGCCCGCTTCAGGAGCGAGCGGGGATGGGTGCCCGCGGTGTCGACGAACTGCGCTGGAAACAGCCAGTGCGTCCCGGAGACACGCTCTCGATTCGCTCGGAAGTCATCGACAAACGCGTCTCCGAAAGTGACCCAAAACGCGGTTACGTGGACAGTTTCCTCGAGGGCCGAACCCAGGACGGCGACGTCGTCATCTCCTGGATTGGTCTGGGGATGATCGAGCGCCGAAACCCCGGTGAGGAGTGA